A DNA window from Mucilaginibacter xinganensis contains the following coding sequences:
- a CDS encoding DUF932 domain-containing protein encodes MAHNLNYNEQTGAHSFFSVKEKAWHGLGKIITDYPTSEEAIRFAGLDYKVEKRPLFTYDNENFNANEETDIIIPEIEVPGFYATVRTDSDNVLGVVGKDYEVVQNVNAFDFFDSIVGGKDGILYETAGALGKGERIFITAKLPNYIRIGRDDLIEQYLFLTTSHDGYGSITAAFTPIRICCQNTLNAALRNHGHSIKIRHTASAVDRLKQAHQLLGVTNLLAKELEEVFNNWSRIRITDNAVKRLIQVAMAPNKEVLQNLQSGKLDELSTNYNNMVSSVMEYALTNPTQQEVTTKGTLFGAYNAVTGYFQNVRNYKDDESKFKSIMYGTGLQRSQTAFDLCKEFSKHGIESLN; translated from the coding sequence ATGGCACACAATCTCAATTATAATGAACAAACAGGCGCACACAGTTTTTTTAGCGTAAAAGAAAAGGCTTGGCACGGTTTAGGGAAAATCATTACAGACTACCCGACAAGCGAAGAAGCCATTCGTTTTGCAGGATTAGATTACAAAGTGGAAAAACGCCCTTTGTTCACCTACGACAACGAAAATTTCAATGCGAATGAAGAAACGGATATAATCATACCCGAAATAGAAGTACCTGGTTTTTATGCAACGGTAAGAACCGATAGCGATAATGTTTTAGGTGTAGTTGGTAAGGATTACGAAGTGGTACAGAATGTAAACGCTTTTGATTTTTTTGATAGCATCGTTGGCGGCAAGGACGGTATTTTATACGAAACAGCGGGAGCATTGGGAAAAGGTGAACGGATTTTTATTACTGCTAAACTGCCCAACTATATACGGATAGGTAGGGATGATTTAATAGAGCAGTATTTATTTTTGACCACCTCACACGATGGTTACGGCAGTATCACCGCAGCGTTTACACCTATTAGGATTTGTTGCCAAAATACACTTAACGCAGCTTTGCGCAATCATGGCCATTCTATTAAAATACGGCATACCGCCAGCGCTGTTGACCGTTTAAAACAGGCGCACCAATTGTTAGGCGTAACCAATCTGTTAGCCAAGGAGCTGGAAGAAGTGTTTAACAACTGGTCAAGGATACGCATAACAGACAATGCTGTTAAACGCTTGATACAAGTCGCAATGGCGCCCAACAAAGAAGTATTGCAGAACTTGCAAAGCGGCAAGTTAGACGAACTATCTACCAATTATAATAATATGGTAAGTAGCGTAATGGAGTATGCTTTAACTAATCCGACCCAACAGGAGGTAACTACCAAAGGCACTTTGTTTGGGGCTTACAATGCCGTTACGGGCTACTTTCAGAATGTGCGCAATTACAAGGATGATGAAAGTAAGTTTAAATCTATCATGTACGGCACAGGATTGCAAAGAAGCCAAACCGCTTTTGATCTATGTAAGGAGTTTTCAAAACATGGTATCGAGTCATTAAATTAA
- a CDS encoding histone H1, which translates to MEKFKALKELVESVEKDAIAFYDKGNKAAGTRLRGALQQLKTSATEIRKEVTELKNK; encoded by the coding sequence ATGGAAAAATTCAAAGCGTTAAAAGAGTTGGTAGAATCAGTAGAGAAAGATGCAATTGCCTTTTATGACAAAGGCAACAAGGCGGCAGGCACTCGTTTGCGTGGTGCTTTACAACAACTTAAAACTTCTGCAACGGAAATCCGAAAAGAGGTAACAGAACTGAAAAACAAATAA
- a CDS encoding iron-containing redox enzyme family protein, which produces METLQITPAEDFLAETKAMIDATPVSSHQFLSAFLEMDLSREQLKRFAVQWYKTARDHKMAFPAIVLNTPIDDIRFELIEILDDEYGKGNREKIHAKLLYRFVKVFYETDQEVELVPKLPAVGRFGKDVMEIWKNGEPVYAFGLHFALEYLAQDLHAHFSDALQKYDYLDENVREYFLYHKIAEQQHADFSEYGFIYYSAENMENRERLVQGIQKGVQLLTDLWDDFYKHIIELN; this is translated from the coding sequence ATGGAAACATTACAGATAACACCAGCAGAAGATTTTCTCGCGGAAACAAAGGCAATGATCGATGCCACCCCAGTTTCGTCACATCAATTTCTATCGGCTTTCTTAGAAATGGATCTCTCCAGAGAGCAGTTAAAACGTTTCGCCGTTCAATGGTACAAAACAGCAAGAGATCACAAAATGGCCTTTCCCGCGATTGTTTTGAATACCCCCATAGACGATATTAGGTTCGAACTGATTGAGATCCTGGATGATGAGTATGGCAAAGGGAACAGAGAGAAAATCCATGCCAAACTTTTATACCGGTTTGTAAAGGTTTTTTACGAAACCGATCAGGAGGTCGAGCTTGTACCAAAACTGCCTGCGGTGGGGCGGTTTGGAAAGGACGTCATGGAAATCTGGAAGAACGGGGAGCCTGTTTATGCTTTCGGTTTGCATTTTGCACTTGAATATTTAGCACAGGATTTACATGCACATTTTTCAGATGCTTTGCAGAAATATGACTATTTAGATGAAAATGTTCGTGAGTATTTCTTATATCATAAGATTGCAGAACAACAGCACGCGGACTTTTCCGAATATGGTTTTATTTATTATTCAGCGGAAAACATGGAAAACCGGGAAAGATTAGTTCAGGGCATTCAAAAGGGTGTGCAATTGCTCACAGACTTATGGGATGATTTTTATAAACATATCATCGAATTAAATTAA
- the dndC gene encoding DNA phosphorothioation system sulfurtransferase DndC, translated as MALDLKHIHSEIEDQYLNDDNPRPWIIGFSGGKDSTMLLQLVWIALKKIPAELRRRKIYVVCNDTLVENPRIVKFIHETLDKIKQAAAEQSLPITVHQTTPRLEDTFWVNLLGKGYPAPNNSFRWCTDRLKIEPTTEFIRNKISEVGEAIILLGTRSDESNTRAKSIENSKIHIDSERLRKHVLPNAFVFAPIKDVLTEEVWTYLLQVNPPWGGSHRDLVTLYRNATGGDCPLVIDTTTPSCGQSRFGCWVCTVVKRDKSMEALVDNGEEWMEPLVEFRDMLVAKRNDRTWRQTWRRSQNEDDASEDTWGPYLPEKRAFMLEELLKVQKQVQEEDANLILINYQELVAIQVIWHRDSIFEHGVADIYNTVYQTDMKKEDFSDGQVFEKDLLKEVCDSEADFKLIGELLEIQKSKIILVNNYGIQSDLENHLEKDYRRRTVC; from the coding sequence ATGGCATTAGACCTAAAACATATACACTCTGAAATAGAAGATCAATACCTCAATGACGATAATCCACGTCCTTGGATTATTGGATTTTCAGGAGGAAAAGACTCTACAATGCTCCTGCAATTGGTATGGATCGCTTTAAAAAAAATCCCTGCCGAATTACGTCGTCGAAAAATTTATGTTGTTTGTAACGACACCTTAGTGGAAAACCCCAGAATTGTAAAATTCATTCACGAGACACTGGACAAAATCAAACAAGCCGCAGCAGAACAAAGTTTACCAATCACGGTCCATCAAACAACCCCCCGGCTGGAAGATACTTTTTGGGTAAATCTCTTAGGTAAGGGTTATCCTGCACCGAATAACTCATTTAGATGGTGTACCGACCGTTTAAAAATAGAACCTACAACCGAATTTATAAGAAATAAAATAAGTGAAGTTGGCGAAGCTATTATTTTATTAGGCACCAGAAGTGATGAAAGTAATACACGGGCTAAAAGTATCGAAAATAGTAAAATCCACATTGACAGTGAGCGATTAAGAAAGCACGTATTGCCCAATGCATTTGTTTTTGCACCCATAAAAGATGTATTAACAGAGGAAGTTTGGACTTATTTACTGCAAGTCAATCCCCCTTGGGGAGGCAGCCACAGAGATTTAGTTACGCTTTACCGAAACGCCACGGGCGGTGATTGTCCTTTAGTTATTGATACCACAACTCCATCATGCGGACAAAGCCGCTTTGGGTGTTGGGTTTGTACTGTCGTCAAACGTGATAAATCAATGGAAGCGTTAGTCGATAATGGAGAGGAATGGATGGAGCCGCTTGTTGAATTTCGTGATATGTTGGTTGCTAAGCGCAATGATCGAACCTGGCGCCAAACGTGGCGCAGAAGTCAAAATGAAGATGATGCCAGCGAAGACACATGGGGGCCATACTTACCTGAAAAACGCGCTTTCATGCTTGAGGAACTATTGAAAGTTCAAAAACAGGTGCAGGAAGAAGATGCTAATTTAATATTGATCAATTATCAGGAACTGGTAGCTATTCAAGTCATTTGGCACCGTGATTCCATATTTGAGCATGGCGTGGCTGATATATACAATACGGTATATCAAACAGACATGAAAAAAGAAGATTTCTCTGACGGCCAGGTATTTGAAAAAGACCTGTTAAAAGAGGTTTGTGATAGCGAAGCGGACTTCAAATTAATTGGGGAACTGTTAGAAATTCAAAAATCAAAAATTATACTGGTGAATAATTATGGTATTCAGAGTGATTTAGAAAATCATTTAGAAAAAGACTATAGAAGACGGACTGTATGTTAA
- a CDS encoding DUF2971 domain-containing protein, producing the protein MINDDDIQKLSRAGLQKLLNKGLFYKYINFNDGFEHILKSNTLKFSDPEAFNDPFDCNEKLINISISEEYKEELYKELEKKYHMTDKMRELFGAKANDPNIYRDALLRKKKEFKVSCFSEKCNEVLMWSHYADKHTGICIGFELEFKCADYVFYPVNYISEIAPVDGMTFTTNVFYYWLTTKSFRWEYEQEIRAINKNGKEIVPFEKKAIKEILFGCKVAIPVIENVIFEMGKMGYQNVVFSKMEIDPDTFLLKKVIIN; encoded by the coding sequence ATGATAAACGACGACGACATACAAAAACTTAGCAGAGCCGGTTTGCAAAAACTATTGAACAAAGGGCTATTTTATAAATATATCAACTTCAATGATGGCTTTGAGCATATTTTGAAGAGCAATACGTTGAAATTTAGTGACCCTGAAGCTTTCAACGACCCATTTGATTGCAATGAAAAGCTTATCAATATTTCTATATCAGAGGAATATAAAGAAGAGCTTTATAAAGAATTGGAAAAAAAATATCACATGACTGATAAAATGAGGGAATTGTTTGGAGCAAAAGCAAATGATCCAAACATTTATCGGGATGCATTACTCAGGAAAAAGAAAGAATTTAAGGTGAGTTGTTTTTCAGAAAAATGTAATGAGGTATTAATGTGGTCACATTATGCCGATAAACATACTGGTATTTGTATAGGGTTTGAATTAGAATTTAAGTGTGCGGATTACGTCTTTTACCCTGTAAATTATATTTCCGAAATAGCACCTGTTGATGGCATGACCTTTACTACAAATGTGTTTTACTACTGGTTAACAACAAAATCCTTTAGATGGGAATACGAACAGGAGATACGGGCGATAAATAAAAACGGCAAAGAGATAGTCCCTTTTGAAAAAAAGGCCATAAAAGAAATTCTGTTTGGATGTAAGGTGGCCATCCCGGTCATTGAAAACGTGATTTTTGAAATGGGAAAAATGGGTTATCAGAATGTTGTATTTAGCAAGATGGAGATTGACCCAGATACATTTCTATTAAAAAAAGTTATTATCAATTGA
- a CDS encoding DUF2971 domain-containing protein encodes MKYLDNIPDTLYKYRVWSDDYHKRLLNNNEVFFASPANLNDPFDASLPFRYDPKEMIPENITRKLLETGRRAWPDISDEELHRRAFEEQRSGKFEGDAYWKEMHDQNKAALHKTFGLLSLTTKNDNLLMWAHYANCHKGFCVGIDSHILYETVGGAIGPVIYNENFPFMPLFSKAGEEVQPIVQMLNTKSPHWGYEDEFRLTKAEAANKAFILPANAITQVILGCNMDANDRKSIIDVIDNKLPHVQIFEAKTSLESFKLEIHTTGKINK; translated from the coding sequence ATGAAATATTTAGACAACATCCCTGATACGTTATACAAATACAGAGTTTGGAGCGATGATTATCATAAGAGACTGTTAAATAATAATGAGGTTTTTTTTGCGTCTCCGGCCAATTTGAATGATCCCTTTGATGCTTCATTACCTTTCAGATATGATCCAAAGGAAATGATACCGGAAAATATAACGAGAAAGTTATTAGAAACTGGCAGAAGAGCCTGGCCCGATATATCTGATGAAGAGTTGCATAGGCGCGCCTTTGAAGAACAACGTTCGGGGAAATTTGAGGGCGATGCCTACTGGAAGGAAATGCATGACCAAAACAAGGCGGCTTTACATAAAACGTTTGGGCTACTTTCACTGACTACAAAAAATGATAACTTATTGATGTGGGCTCATTATGCAAATTGCCATAAGGGCTTTTGTGTCGGCATAGACAGTCATATTTTATACGAAACAGTCGGTGGAGCTATCGGCCCTGTGATTTATAACGAGAATTTCCCTTTCATGCCGCTTTTTAGTAAAGCAGGTGAAGAAGTTCAACCAATAGTCCAGATGCTGAACACCAAATCGCCTCATTGGGGATATGAGGACGAGTTTCGCTTAACCAAAGCAGAGGCCGCAAATAAAGCATTTATCCTGCCGGCAAATGCTATAACGCAAGTGATTTTAGGTTGTAATATGGATGCCAACGATAGAAAATCTATTATTGATGTTATAGATAATAAATTACCGCACGTTCAGATTTTTGAAGCAAAAACAAGCCTTGAAAGCTTTAAACTGGAAATTCATACCACTGGTAAAATTAATAAATAG